In Rosa rugosa chromosome 4, drRosRugo1.1, whole genome shotgun sequence, the genomic stretch TATGACTTAGGGTTTAATTCGATGATATGTTTTGAAAATGTTATTGCTTGAATCAGTTATCATATTGTTTCAGTACTGGTACTAGTAGCAACATCAAAATTTGAGTTAGCAACTAATTAAGTAACAAACAACCTGTTAGAGGTGTTGGCTTATATTACTTGAAAGCGGATCTCCTTTTTCTTCATTCTTgtgtccttttttttcttttttctgccgGTAATATTGATTTAGTAACTTGTGTTTGTTTACCAAGGAAGGGGATGGTAACAGAGGAATGTGGGTTTTCATTGTTAAACGGCTACTGCAGGCAATTCAACGTTGATGTTAGAGGCATTAGGAATTTAATTGTTAGGGAAAGAGAATTGATGAATGAAACAAACGTGTTATGATTTCGCTTAGGTTTAGTTTGGTGGAATTTGGCTCCATCTATCATTCGTAGTTTTTGTAATATGGACCAAATCTtcctggggggggggggggggggggtgtatTCTCCCTCTCTGTAATTTActctttttctttgaataaaTATTCCTCGTTTCGTTGAggttcataaaaaataaaaataaaaagtttgtgATTTGTGACCAATTGACATGAGCAAGAGTTCAAGTCATTTTCGTATAGTATTTGACATCGTAACCTATTTTTAAAAATTTGTACCAATAGCTTTGAGTATTTAAAGATTCATTCTCCTAAAGAATGTTTAGTTGACGTCTTAAAGAGTCGTCTAGAATTGGATTGACCtagatataaagtttgtagagtTAGGGTTGTTCCCTCGTTCTCTCCCGAGAAACAGCCGTCACTCCTATCTTTTTCTCTCCGTCCGACGGCGCGTCGCCTTGatgtcgtcgtcggacgggtctCCTTGCTCTCCTGTTGATCTGCTCCCCTTTCAAGTTGGGTAGTGAGAGTGGGGGCAAATAAGCGCCCTGGATCAGGTCCGATCTGGAGCATCTGGTGGCTTGTGAGATGATGGGTGAGGTCATGCACGCTGGGTTTGAGCGGTGGAGGAGGTGGATGTCGGACTCATCTGGTTTCGCAGTGGTCTTCTCCTGGTCGTATGGTCGCTGCTCTTTCCGGTTTGGCTGGCACTCGAAGGACGTTGGTTTTCTTCATTCTCTTCTAGACTGGATCGACGTGGTGGAAGCAAGTGGCGTTGGTGGACGACGGCGGGCATTCAGGTGGGTTTGGCCGGGTTCATGGTCTGCGGCTGATGTGTTGGGCCTCATCTTGGGTCTCTGTTGCTGGGCTAGGGCAGGGTCTGCTTTGTTAGGCACTGTCTTCTTTAGGATTTTTAATCTAGTTTTTTTTAGATTTAAGCTAGCATTTTTTTCTTTGAGCCTCTGCTTTAAGAATAATATTGGGGAAGGGTCTTGGCTGCGTTCGGATCCTCCCTAGTAGTGTCAAGGTTACTTGAATCCTTGGAGCTTATTCCTATGGATACATTATGTTTGGGTAGTCTAGGGCTTGCTTTAGTTTATTCATTTATGGCTCTTTCTGTCGTTGCCCGGAGTCCGGGTGAGTCATCttgtaatgtttcctactttactataatggactgacaccccacacattaaaaaaaaaaagtttgtagAGTTAGTTATAGATTTTCAATAGATCttgaaaactaaaaaaatatgcCCTATTAATTGCCACTCAtcttaataaaataaatacttATTAAAGTGAAATAAATCAAGACCATAGCTTGATATTAATCTAATTAAACTACAGTTTTCAAATGAGTTAATTAGACAAGGGAAAACAACTAGAGTCGAGAGTTTCACAAAAAAATTCTTTTATGTACCAGCGATGCAAGTGAACCAGCAATTCCAGAATATTTGAGCCGTTGATATTTATAGGCAACTTTttttaaataacaaaaaaagGTACTTGATGTTATCCAGCCGTCCAAttttgttggtgcaagtgcaaaTCAGTGCATTGAATACTCTCTCGAGTTTCACAGCCTTTGAGTCCAAGCAAGCAACCACAATGGCGAAGCAAATTCATGAGATCAAGGACTTCCTCCTTACTACAAGAATTGAAGGATGGACGACGTGTACGTTTAAGAGAATGAAGGATGCTATGAAGTTCAAGGTTCGGTGCTCAAAGTACCCATACAGCATTTGCGTGTTTGATTTCGAGAAGGCAAACAAGTTGAAGCAATCTCTTTCTCCAGGCTTAAGCGTGCAGGACCTATGAAGAATTTTGGTAGCAATATGAAGAAATGCAATGGAGAAATCTTTTTGTTTTATGGATTTTGAAGACTGAAAAAACTTATGTTTTCTATGTGGACTCTTTGACATTTCAATGCGTCCTACGTGGAATgggttgaaaagtcaaaagtatttgtcgaatcaaattatgacatcaacaGTATTTAACTTAGGAATTAACAGCTGGAACTAAagtgacaaaataaa encodes the following:
- the LOC133742315 gene encoding large ribosomal subunit protein eL38-like, which encodes MAKQIHEIKDFLLTTRIEGWTTCTFKRMKDAMKFKVRCSKYPYSICVFDFEKANKLKQSLSPGLSVQDL